The Juglans regia cultivar Chandler chromosome 6, Walnut 2.0, whole genome shotgun sequence genome contains the following window.
GTAAGTTATGATGGACTAACAGTAAATGAGAAGAACATGTTTCTTGATATTGCATGTTTCTTCAAAGGAGAACTTTCAGCTGATgtcatgaaaatatttgagagttGTAATTTCTATCCTAAGGTTGGTATCTCGAGGCTAATAGACAAGTGTCTTATCACTGTTGGGTTTCATATTGGGATGCACGACTTGCTACAAGACATGGGCAGAGAAATTGTCCAAAAGGAATCCAAAGAACCAGGCGCACGTAGTAGATTATGGTCTTATGAAGATATTTGCCATGTACTAGTGGAAAATACAGTAAGTTCTTAGATTAAAAGCTTTTTCAATTGAACACTTTTTACTGGTGAAAATTACATGAAGAgtgttgaatttattttcataacaaatggtaaaGAATtgcatattaaataaaatatcatatatatatatatatgtatcgaTAGATAATGTggtctttctttatatttccaaCCTAAAGTAATGTATATAACTAATTAGGGGAATCATTAAATCATCATACTTAAATGTCCTTCATCCAATGTCtttaaagatatataatcaTCCCTTTTTCAAAGACAaagaatgagtttttttaatcttgagTATATTGCATTGTCTTATATGAATGAATAGTTAATAATGACaagtaaatttgaaaaaagacaAATTCTGAAGGTGATTAAATACTTTTGGAGAATAAtggatattataattttgatattataattttaataagtgCTTATAAACAAAGActttaatgatatgattttactGGCACTCTTATGAATTGTCTCATTAGGGAACAAACAATGTTGAGGGGATAAAATTGGATCTACCTGAGGGTCATAATCATGATGACATGATACGCTTAAGTCCCATAGCGTTTGCAAATATGAAAAGACTCAGATATTTTATAAGCTGGGGTGCATGCTTTTCTGGAGAAGTACTTAGTTATCTTTCTAATGAGTTAAGAGTACTTGATTGGTTAAACTGTCCTTTACAATCTTTGCCATCCAATTTTCATGGAAAGGAGCtcgttatttttaaaatgtatgaagGCCGCATCAAGGAGATCATTAGCGGGCAATTTAAGGTACAATTATTACTTTCaatatttcctttctttaaacCCATGTGATCATGTGAACTTCCTCagggttaatatatatatttgttgtttttcaaCAGAACTTGACGAAAATGAAATTTTCCAATTGTAAGTTCTTAACTGAAATTTTGGATCTTTCTAGTTGCTCAAATTTAGAGGAATTGGTTATTGCATGGTGTGAAAATTTAGTTGAAGTTCATGATTCTGTTGGATTGCTGGATAAGCTTGTTGGTTTGCAACTTTATGGATGCCCTAACGTGAAGCGTTTTCCAAGGCGTCTCAAGTTGAGATCACTTAGATACCTTAAACTTCTTGATTGCTCAAAACTTGAAGACTTTTCACAAATCAAGTGTAAAATGGAACTTTTACGTTCCATTGATTTGTGTGGCACTCAAATAAAAGAATGGGCTTCATCCAATATTGGGTACCTCACTCCTACACTTCGTTCGCTATCTTTGGAACCATCCATTCATCTGTCGCAAAATCAAAAGGAGTTTTGTCTCAGTGACTACCCTATAAGGCTGATTGCTAAAGTTGAATGGAATTCACACTTTAAAAGATGCTTCACTGGGATTGAACATTTATTATTAACAGGAGGCGGCATAAACCTGGCGCATCTCCTAATCGGCATTCCTCACATGCGAGATCTAAAGAGTCTCTCTCTCCAAAATCCTACAAATCTTGCAATAGATGAAATATATTCATCCATTGGGTACTTCACTGGGCTTGAAAAATTGCAACTACGTGCACGGCCGATTTTTAATAATTCGTATCTTGACGGCTTTTCATTTTATTGCTCATCCACTTTGCAAGAGTTAGATCTATCTAGAAGTGTTATTGTCGAACTTCCTCCGAGCATGAAAAGCTTTGTTAAATTGAGGATTCTCACATTGTTCAGTTGCAataaacttcaagaaattctacatcttccaccaaatatacaaGAGTTAGATGCTCATGATTGTTTCTCCTTGGAAAGATGCCCAGAAGTAtcaacaaaatttacattctatACATGTGACTTGCGAGAGCTAAGATGGATTGATTTGAACCGTTGCAAAAAATTGGATGCAAATATAGGGAGTCAGGTGCCAGATCCTTCATTTGTTGAGGTATGTCTGTATTTCTCTCTGTGTTTTTTTGTAGGTGTTTGTGTTTGCGGATTGCCTTGTgcttatatatgaaaatatgtgatatatgttTAACAGGAACATATTTAGGACCATTCATGTGGTATTACATTTCCAGGGAATAAGATTCCAGATTGGTTTAGCCATACTAAGGAGACTTCTTATAGTCATTCTTGTGAATTGGATATTAGTGGGCCCTTGTATTTGGATAAAATCATAGGAATTGTTTTATGTGTTGTTCTTGGAAAAGACTCGGATGGGTCAGATGGAGTGGCGACCAATATTCATATTTCTATAAACGGTAACCGGCTTACAAAATCAGAAGAAGCATTTTTTATACCTGATGACTCTGATGATGGAGACAGTGATGATGGAGATTGGTTTATACCTAATTACCGGCTTGTACAAACAGAATTTTTTATGCGTGATGACTGGGATCATGTCTATCTAAACTACTCATTTCCAGAATCTATAGAGAAATGGCTACGGTACCCAACAGGAGACAATCTAAGGTTTATATTTGAGAGCGAATGGCAAGAACCGGTCATTAAAAGTTGTGGAGTTCACATAATCTATAAgcatgaagagaatgagagcTTAACGGTTGGGAAGTGCTCAGTAGATTCATCGAATAGTATCCAACTTTCTAAGAGACACCGAGATGATGATGACAACAACTTGGAATTCAACGGGCATCCACAACACAAGCGGCGCTCTCAAAACTTGGGCAATTCAAATGTGGTTGACGATGATTTCGCAGAAGCAGAAGGAGGCTATGAGGGAagtttaaaagaagaagaagtaccTGCCTCTCGATCTGCGTCCCAAGAAGGCCAGGGAAATTCGGAGAAGGCAGACTGAAGGCTTACTAGGCACCAGGTCAATGTCTTTGCATTCATAAAATTCCCCATTTTggtccttttttttattggattaattTTGTTGGATTGGTTTCATGATATTAATGGCGTGTACAAGGATTTTACGCTGCTGGTGCAAAAGGGTTTCTCAAATGATGGGCAAAAGTCAAAGCAAATTTGGAGGAAACATGTGTGGGTGGTGTTGTTGCTGGACTTGTTTGTGTGCTCGGTGTTGTTCGTGATATGGTTGTGGGTCTGCAGGGGGTTTAACTGCATTGCAGGTTAATTTGGGATTGAATGGTTGAGTTGGGGGCATTTTGGTTCGTTTTAGGACAGAGGCATGACTTTCACTAGCCATTGGTGTATGATGAGGACGAATAAGCAAGTGTCGttgatttcttcttttggtaatttaatttaatcttTGTATCATGATAGTTAGCAAGCTCTTTCTATTGCGTCAGCTAACTATAAGATTGTAGACTGCATTGTCTTGTGCAGGAaagttttcttttgatatttatgtGGTCACACAAAGCTAGTCTCCCGTTTTAGCTGGCTTAtgcttctcttttttgtttccattttttGTCAGTCTTTTGGTTCAATCTGAAATCTTTATTGTCTTGCTTTAAAACTCTTTTACACTGTCTCCAAGTTCATCCTCTGTATTTGCTTGAAAACAAAGACCAGAGCTGCTAGATGAGCACCGAGTGCAATCTTAAAATCTTTTACTTGATTTTATATGTATAACTTGGTTGTAGTTAGTAATCCATTGCAATCAAGAATTGGAGCATAAAATCCAGGTGTAGAGTTAGTGCGAAGCAGGTTGGGTTGCTTATTTAGTTCTTACACAATCTTATACAAGATGCATCTCGAGTAGCCTTTAGATAACTACATGACGAGGAGCTGTTTCTGGATTCGTTGCAGTGTAGAACATGAGCCAAAAAGTTTATGGTTTGAATAAGATAACTGCCATCCACATATTTATGATGTAACGATCCTAGGAAGGCCCAAGTCACATGATCtatatttcaaaatgactagtcaatagACGTTATCATACTTATTCATTGTACTCTAAAATGACTGACCAAGATTACAATTCGAGTTCCTTGTAATCATTCCAcctgatatatatttttcctctGGGGTAGttcataattcttttttttggaTGTCAGTTTTTAACCACGATTCCAACTATTTCTTAGATGTCTAGGTGTGATTTCTAAACCATGATTCCAACCCATTAACCAGATATCtattttagaaacaaaatactGTGCTGGTTTCTGAGCATGAGTTCCATATTTTCAACTACTTagagaaaacccaaaacaaacaaaaccaagcCAATGTAGTCTGCCCGATTGCCAACATCTTTTGGGCAGCACTTAGTCTACCCCAACTCTCTTTTCGACAAGCTAACTAAGCCATAAAAAATGACCTAAGAGaaccaaaacaccaaataatGACTGGTCTAGTCTACATCAATATCAAATATTTAGGACTGGATACtagaatatctcaaaatatctataaatagtagtgaaatagtttgtaaaaaatagcaaaatagtatgagaataatattgaatagtggagaaatagtttgaaaatatcgaaaaataattgtgtttccAAACATAGTCActtgttttttatattattgagaTCCACATTGAATATGAATAAGTTTCTTCTtgaatttctaatttctaatgGACTTCCTTGTTATCTCAAGATATAAGGGCCCAAGGTGGATATTGGGCCTCCCTAATATTGTGTATATACACGTCTGCCATGCCCCATCCTATCTCATCTTTTACGTGCACAACTTGGATTCTGGTTGCTCAGCCaattatttatcttctttctcctTGAGCTGGTTCCTTTCTTTTACAATCAGTACTAGGATTTAGCAAGAATAGTAGTTCATTACCATTAGCAAGAATAGCAGAAAATTATTAAACTATTAGGTTTACTATCAACTTCTAGTACTCGATTTGCTTTCAGACATAACCAATCACGTTAAAGTGCATGGAAAGTCACAAAAGTGTTTCATTGGGGAacacatttttcatattttctccaTCCTTTAGACCAAATTCTTCAAGTTAAGGACCTACTTGATCAGAAACATCCCTTGTAAATAGTGACAATTACAATTTTACAAACAAAAAGGAACATCCTCACTTCTCTCCTTTCTTTGACCCACTTCTCTATAATTGCACCTCTCTTGAGAACATTTATCACACGTACGGAGGAGATGATCACTTCTTCCTTGGCCACTCAAGGAGCTTCTTCCACGCTCTTGTCGTCTTCAACTTCTTCCAtccaaataaatatatgagaattATGGTTTAGATCCATGATATTAGAGGCAGTTCTTGggtttatttcatctaatttatatgATAGATGGCTTGGGTCATTGGTTTTGGGCCTAAAAAACTTCTTGTTTACCTCTAATCCTTTGACTCGACATTTTACGAGTTCAACCTCTTTTAActatgagtaatactacatacagtcgtgaagtaTGCAACCGatgtgcagtcgctttaaaaaagagtgtcgtccactattaaaaatttagtttttttcatgtgagttccatatttatttatttttttcaaagtgattacacagCGCTTGCATACTCacaactgtaactatcatttctctactcTTTTAACTATAAAACGTTGAACACCACCAATTCACCCTTGATTATGCACAAAAGCCTCATAGTATTCGGAGTGGGTGTTTCAGCCATGGTATGGATGGATATTTATGGTTGCCCCCCTCCTTAACTAGGGCTGCAAACCGAGTAACCTGTTCAACATTTGAGCCCGATCTAATCCGACTTGCATTTCTAAGTGTGTTAGGCTGACCCGGCTCGACCCAAAGATTCAAccagttgttgttgttgttgtgctttttttttttttccttaagggGTACATGCCCAAGCCAACTAGAACTGGTTACTGAACCCTACAACACCACCTCTTCGCGCACGCTGGTGATTCCCATCGAGTTTTGAGTAGTACTTCACCCAGAGCTGCAGACGAAAGCAAGGGAGAAAAGcagcagagagagagatcgagaagGACCGGCGGGTTGGAGATCTCCTGCAGAGCTTCACGGTTTCGACGGCACACGGGATCTTCGACCAAAACACCccttaatttcttttctatGAATGAAAGttccattttcctttccaaaaaagaaagaataccgaataaatatttaaattacagttagaattaaaacaaattaaaaagttaaaattaatattttaatagaatagtaatatatttagagattttattatttaatattgttaaatttataaaaataaattttttaatcaaaatttgacCGAACTGTCACTAGATTACTACTAACGCTATAAGGTGTGTTGAAGGTTGCTAGATGGTTCATCCTTGTAATGTCTATGTCCTTCTGGGCCATATGATGTTTGAAGTGACCATACCATCAATGACTTTCCAACCCGTTTTCTCTGTCCTAAATAAATGCCCGTAATTTCTACGTTCTTTTGGGCCACATCATGTTTAAAGTCGAAGACCAGTACCATACCATCCACGGCTTTCCCACCTATTTGCGTGTCTAAACATCTCATCTTCAAAATAGGATTCTATGCTGCACATGTCCACGCAAATATTTATGTCCACCCAAAGAATCACTAAAGCCAGGAATTTAGTAGGTGGATTTGTAGATGCATGATCAAAGTCTTGCCTAGGAATAAGAAGTCTGGCACCTTTTTAGTCCCATAATTTGGGTTAAAAAGTCAACTAGTAGTTGTGGTTTGCCTCTAAGACAAATTCCCTAGGTTTTAACTTTTGAACTTTTACTGATCCTTATCTTTCCaacttttatcaaattaatgagACAAAACCGTATAAATGGGTGCAAGTTGGCTTACCAATCAAACTTGTAATGCATGTGCTTCAAATGATATTATTACTGTGGAAATTAGTTCGCAAAGTGCTGGAGTAAGAACTTCATTAGACCATTAATCCTAATAGGTGTTCCATGATCGTtaatattcaatagacttaGACTTTTGGGATATCCTAAGATGAGAGGCTGAGAGCATTGGCATGCTGGTTGTTGCCAACCGCGCCCCAAGAAGTTGCTGAGAAGTTTGACCCacttctctattattatttatttgcaataagTGCTCTATAATTGGACCTCTTGGTGAATACTAATTAATCTCGCATACAGATTAGAGGATGAGCACTTCTTCTTACATGGCCTTTCAATTAGgagcttcttcctctctctcattctcttcttcttccattcgtAGATGGACTCACGATGTATTCTTGAGTTTTAGAGGTGAGGATGTTCGCCAAAactttatttctcatctatacCATGCTTTGCATCAAAGGGGAATCAACACTTACATAGACAACAATCTCGAAAGAGGAGAGGAAATTTCGTCAGAACTTTCCAAAGCAATTGAAGGATCAATGATTTCTATCATTGTACTCTCTAAGAACTATGCAGAGTCTCAATGGTGTTTAGATGAGCTATTGAAGATCCTCGAGTGTAAGGAAATggtaaaacaaattattttacccTTATTCTACGATGTAGATCCGTCAGAGGTACGACATCAAAAAGGGAGTTTTGGAGAAGCATTCGCCAAACTTAGATATAAGTTGAAGGATGAAGTAAAGGTTACAAAGTGGGAGGCAACTTTGGAAAAAGTAGCCAATTTGTCCGGACTCCAATTAGGGGACAGGTACTTCTTATGAGctgtgcttatatatatatatatgtttatatatgatgTTAAAGAGAAGCTTATGGGGAAAATTTCGACAAATCCCAGATCTGGGAGTTTGCAAATCTGTGAAGATCATATGGTGCCATCCAaactatttgatatttattagttttttcggCATTGAGTTTTATGCATATCAtacttaaaatagaaatattttcttactgaGGGATTTAATATCATACACCCACAATAATTTCGGATGATGTTTATACgagaaacataataaaagaacGTGAAATAATACAAATTGAAATCTTCTCAAAATTAAGGGAGGGTTAAATTCGAGAACGGAACAAAAAAGtagttaaaatgtttaataattcATATGAAGAATGAAAAATGTAAGTCGGAGAAGAGcacgaggaagaagaaaggttaTCTTTGACATGGTAATCTACTATTGTCATTTTGTAacggagagaaagaaaaaattatattgttacTAAATCATCTTTATGTGTGTATTTATGTGACAAGTCTTAACtctttaaatttcttttgttttatatattgatagGAATGAATCAGAGTTTATTCAAGATATCATTAAATGGGTGGATTCAATAATGGTAAATCGTACATTTCTTAAGGTTGCTAAGCATCCAGTTGGAATAGAGTCCCGCGTACGAGACAtttttcaacatttaaatacGGGAAGGAATGATATTATATGCACGATAGGGATATTTGGAATCGGTGGAATTGGTAAGACAACTATTTCAAAAGAGGTCTATAACAAGATTTCTTACCAATTTGAAGGaagttgtttcttgaaaaacattagagaaacttcaaaacTAGGAGGTCTGATCCAGCTACAAAAGACACTTCTTTATGAGACTTTGGGAATAAGTTTGGAATGTCATGATACTGAAAAAGGCATCAATGTAATTAGGCAGAGACTTTGCTTTAAAAGAGTTCTCctaattcttgatgatgtggatgacTTGGTTCAACTAGAAACATTGGCTGGCGCTCGTGATTGGTTTGGTTCAGGAAGTAGAATCATCATCACAACAAGAGATCAACATTTACTAAATATATCTAAagttgattcaaaatatgaagTAAAGAGATTGGACCATAATGAAGCTCTTGAGCTCTTTAGTTGGCATGCTTTTGAGGAAGACAAACCTATTGAAGATTATGTGGAACTCTCTAAGCAAGTAATGCAATATGCTGAGGGCCTTCCACTAGTTTTAACAGTGCTAGGCTCGGATTTAAGGGGtcagaatataaattattggagAAGTACATTGGATAAGTATAAACGAATTCCTagcaaaaatattcaaaaagtaCTTTGTATAAGTTACGATGGATTGGATGATAATGAGAAGGAGATTTTCCTCgatattgccttttttttcaATGGACAATACCTGGATCATGTCGTTAAAATATTAGATAGCTGTGGTTTCTCTCCGGAGAATGGTATCAAAAGGCTTATAGATAAATGTCTCATTACAATTACTACTTACAATACATTGTGGATGCATGACTTGCTACAAGACATGGGAAGAGAAATTGTCCGAAAGGAATCACCCAAAGAACCAGGCGCACGTAGTAGATTATGGTTTCATGAAGATATTCGCCATGTACTAGAGGAAAATACTGTAAGTTCTTAGATTAAAAGCTCTTTCAATTGAACACTTTTTACTGGtaaaacttacatgaaaaatgttgatttcttttcataacaaattaTGGTAAAGAAGtgcatattaaataaaatatcatatttgtaTCGAAAAATAATGTggtctttctttatatttccagCCTAAAGTAATGTATTTAACTAATTAGGGGAATCATTGTCCTTCAACCAACgtctttaaataaatataatcatcCCTTTTCAAATACaagaatgagtttttttaatcatgagtATATTGCCTTATCTTATATGagtgaataattaataatgtcaagtaaatttgaaaaaagagaaattttgaaggtgattaaatatttttggataataatggatattatagttttgatattataattttaacaagtgcttataaataaagattttaacGATCTGACATTACtggaaaatttattaattgTCTTACTAGGGAACAAACAATGTTGAGGGGATAGAAGTGATTCTGCCTGAGGGC
Protein-coding sequences here:
- the LOC108998352 gene encoding disease resistance protein RUN1-like, which translates into the protein MGGLDNGNEARKLFSLHAFEKEEPLDGYAEVFEKVMQYAQGLPLALTVLGSSLKDQTVLQWEGALDQYKQIPDEKIQSVLQVSYDGLTVNEKNMFLDIACFFKGELSADVMKIFESCNFYPKVGISRLIDKCLITVGFHIGMHDLLQDMGREIVQKESKEPGARSRLWSYEDICHVLVENTELVIFKMYEGRIKEIISGQFKNLTKMKFSNCKFLTEILDLSSCSNLEELVIAWCENLVEVHDSVGLLDKLVGLQLYGCPNVKRFPRRLKLRSLRYLKLLDCSKLEDFSQIKCKMELLRSIDLCGTQIKEWASSNIGYLTPTLRSLSLEPSIHLSQNQKEFCLSDYPIRLIAKVEWNSHFKRCFTGIEHLLLTGGGINLAHLLIGIPHMRDLKSLSLQNPTNLAIDEIYSSIGYFTGLEKLQLRARPIFNNSYLDGFSFYCSSTLQELDLSRSVIVELPPSMKSFVKLRILTLFSCNKLQEILHLPPNIQELDAHDCFSLERCPEVSTKFTFYTCDLRELRWIDLNRCKKLDANIGSQVPDPSFVEEHI
- the LOC118343760 gene encoding disease resistance protein RUN1-like; the encoded protein is MVNRTFLKVAKHPVGIESRVRDIFQHLNTGRNDIICTIGIFGIGGIGKTTISKEVYNKISYQFEGSCFLKNIRETSKLGGLIQLQKTLLYETLGISLECHDTEKGINVIRQRLCFKRVLLILDDVDDLVQLETLAGARDWFGSGSRIIITTRDQHLLNISKVDSKYEVKRLDHNEALELFSWHAFEEDKPIEDYVELSKQVMQYAEGLPLVLTVLGSDLRGQNINYWRSTLDKYKRIPSKNIQKVLCISYDGLDDNEKEIFLDIAFFFNGQYLDHVVKILDSCGFSPENGIKRLIDKCLITITTYNTLWMHDLLQDMGREIVRKESPKEPGARSRLWFHEDIRHVLEENTGTNNVEGIEVILPEGNDHDMIRLSPKSFAKMKRLRFFKSHGAYFSGRSLDYLSNELRVLDWSNCPLQSLPSNFRGEKLFDFKLYRGRIQEISGQFKNLTRMKFFECIFLTKRNWIKELDKLACDSV